The following are encoded together in the Narcine bancroftii isolate sNarBan1 chromosome 10, sNarBan1.hap1, whole genome shotgun sequence genome:
- the vax1 gene encoding ventral anterior homeobox 1, giving the protein MEVRCNREPIMEAESSRGLKNGLREGRETSSSSRDSHGSLRNSLMEDQQETFPASAISDDCKTKSSTTDPDYCRRILVRDAKGSIREIILPKGLDLDRPKRTRTSFTAEQLYRLEMEFQRCQYVVGRERTELARQLNLSETQVKVWFQNRRTKQKKDQGKDSDVRSTASETAATCSVLRLLEQGRLLSPPGLSSILPCATNSLVSTLRAPVVGLGTTLGTSSLTVGTSGAPTLSTAHPGHNVFSMPVPSLIGTVATRLASPLTATGSLTGNLQELSARYLSSSAFEPYSRNGKRETMDKKIMD; this is encoded by the exons ATGGAAGTCCGGTGCAATCGAGAACCAATAATGGAAGCTGAGTCGAGCAGAGGTTTAAAGAATGGACTCCGAGAAGGCAGAGAAACCAGCTCGAGTTCACGGGATTCTCACGGAAGCCTGCGGAATTCTTTGATGGAGGATCAGCAGGAGACTTTCCCAGCTTCTGCAATCTCCGATGACTGCAAAACAAAATCTAGTACTACTGACCCGGACTATTGTAGACGAATTCTTGTTAGAG ACGCAAAGGGATCTATAAGAGAAATAATTCTACCCAAAGGGCTAGATCTTGATCGACCCAAGCGCACCCGAACATCTTTCACAGCTGAGCAGCTATATCGTTTAGAAATGGAGTTCCAACGCTGCCAATACGTTGTTGGACGAGAAAGAACGGAACTGGCGCGGCAGCTCAACTTGTCAGAAACTCAG GTGAAAGTCTGGTTTCAAAACCGACGCACGAAGCAGAAAAAAGACCAGGGAAAAGATTCGGATGTCCGGTCCACGGCCTCTGAAACCGCAGCAACGTGCAGCGTTTTACGGCTTCTGGAACAAGGCAGGCTTCTGTCGCCGCCCGGGTTGTCCAGCATCCTGCCCTGTGCCACCAACAGCCTAGTATCGACTCTGCGCGCCCCCGTCGTCGGCCTTGGCACGACATTGGGCACATCGTCACTCACGGTTGGGACATCTGGAGCACCGACGTTGAGCACTGCCCACCCCGGACACAACGTTTTCAGTATGCCGGTACCGTCTCTTATTGGAACAGTAGCCACAAGGCTCGCTTCACCCTTAACTGCAACCGGATCATTGACAGGGAACTTGCAGGAACTTTCTGCTCGATACTTGAGCTCTTCGGCTTTTGAGCCCTATTCCAGGAATGGCAAAAGAGAAACGATGGACAAAAAAATAATGGACTGA